The Raphanus sativus cultivar WK10039 chromosome 2, ASM80110v3, whole genome shotgun sequence DNA segment AAGAAATAGTAGCAAATCTAAGAATCAGCGATACTACTCTTCCATTCACAACCAGAATAAAAAAGGAcatgagctcttcaaattcatccTCAAGGTCTCATACAGGCCGTCAAACCACCGGAATTCCAAAGAGATGTTGGTGTGGAGCGGATGTGACTACATTCGGCGCTCAGACGAAGGAGAATCTTTTCCGCAGGTTCTATCGCTGTGAGATTGGGCTCAAGGTAAGATAAACGATTGAATTGCCTAGTTCTCTTACCAATTTTCATATCTGTAGTTAGTCAGATCTAAAAATCCGCTTCATTAACAGAGGAAAAACGAGCACCATTTGTTCAAATGGGTGGACGAAGCAATTCTGGACGAGGTGACCATTGTTGATGAAAAACACTCACAACTGCAAGTAGATGTCGACTCTTTCAAGATGCAAACAGCCAGACGATTTGAAAACCAGGCGAAGCAAATCGACCAAACCATTCAACAAATCAAACTCCTAATCGCTGAAAACACAGAGAACAGTAAGACCAAGGAGAACTCGACTTTGACCACCGAAGATACTCTAGCATCGGCTACGATGGCCTATGGTGGGAGCCACCCTTTGACAAACATAGCTGCCGCAGCGTTTGCCCTAGGCGCTATGGCTTGGATCTACTCTAGGATTGCTAACTGAAGGTTATCTTGAAAGTGTGAACTTCCAAACCACCTACTTTTGTAATCTTCGGAATGAGTTGTTAGGGTATCGATTAATATTCTCAGCTATTAATTTGTTTCTAAGTTAAATACAGTTTCAAAGAAGTCTGTTATGAACTTGAGTATGCACTTTTGCTTCAGTTCCTTATTACTCTTGTCTGTTATAATCCATCGATTGAATTATATGGAAAGGATATGCGACCAAACTACTCGTCCACGTCCACaacaaacaaataaagaaagagGCCTTGTAATACGTTTACAATTTATCAACACACACAGAGACAATCAGAAAGGGGGATGTAGACAAAGGAACATTTTCTAAACAGGTTACTGtctaaaaaaaagg contains these protein-coding regions:
- the LOC108831141 gene encoding uncharacterized protein At4g04775-like is translated as MSSSNSSSRSHTGRQTTGIPKRCWCGADVTTFGAQTKENLFRRFYRCEIGLKRKNEHHLFKWVDEAILDEVTIVDEKHSQLQVDVDSFKMQTARRFENQAKQIDQTIQQIKLLIAENTENSKTKENSTLTTEDTLASATMAYGGSHPLTNIAAAAFALGAMAWIYSRIAN